From the genome of Spinacia oleracea cultivar Varoflay chromosome 2, BTI_SOV_V1, whole genome shotgun sequence, one region includes:
- the LOC110785206 gene encoding receptor-like protein kinase, producing the protein MEEARYFTFSCTIFMLFFIPVLFQTAFSLTSDENALTSLFANWVVPNSVKLNWVSSNSSPCSWVGIQCDKTHHVVSLSLSNFSISGVLGAEIGELSHLKSIDLSFNNISGTIPADISNCSLLRSLDLSNNHLSGEIPETLGNLHKLRVLSLYNNFLTSWIPESLFGISHLQSLFLSDNQLRGSIPSNIGNASELVSLYLYGNQLSGIIPSSLGDCTALTEVLLSDNQLVGLLPESLNNLENLSYLDVSSNSLEGSIPIGSGSGSCENLQGIVLSFNKFGGVIPHGLGNCSNMELFSVVNNHLTGNIPASLGRLSKLSELYLSENFLSGKIPPELGNCESLTKLHLKENKLVGEIPTELGFLSKLSNLELFNNRLTGEFPLSIWKIQTLEHVMIYGNSLSGELPQELTELMNLKNISLHENHFSGVIPRGLGINSSLVQVEFTNNKFSGEIPPHLCFGKQLKVLNMGQNMLSGGVPPDIGSCSSLTRLRLNQNKLTGMLPEFSENHNLLFMDLSENNIRGKVPPSLGNCRNITAINLSLNNLTGFLPPELGNLTNLQAVNLSRNCLGGPLPPQLGNWNNLLQFDMAFNSLNGSIPSTLRSWTLLSTLNLRENSLSGDVPSFLSELQMLSELQLGGNLLQGEIPSTIGLLTNLKYALNLSNNKLTGELPSSLGALANLQQLDVSHNNLSGSLSTLGNIPSLVEVDVSYNLFSGPIPSTLMNLLNKSPSSFFGNSQLCVDCSHVTDSNCTAQRYIMPSCDDGIGSKNHRSGFDSIHIAIIALGSSLFVVLLALFVYFICVRGRGGGQKEDVELSNQEGTSFLLNKIMEATENLNEKYIIGRGAHGTVYKASLGPEKIYAVKKLDFGGSNESMIREVQTLGKIRHRNLVKLEGFWLRKGYGLILYDYMENGSLRDVLQQTDPPWDVRYKIALGMAQGLAYLHFDCIPAIIHRDIKPENILLDSDMEPHISDFGIAKLLDQSPISAQSLAVPGTTGYIAPENAFATKRSNQSDVYSYGVVMLELLTRKKAVDASFPEGMDLVGWVRSALECSEPNDHVIDETLREEYLDSKIMEQVLDVLSIALRCTEREPGKRPTMRGVVKQLEDINPAARGKRS; encoded by the exons ATGGAAGAAGCTAGGTACTTCACTTTCAGTTGCAccatttttatgttattttttattcCTGTTTTATTTCAAACCGCGTTTTCTTTGACTTCTGATGAAAATGCTTTAACTTCACTTTTTGCAAACTGGGTGGTTCCTAATTCAGTAAAACTTAACTGGGTTTCTTCCAATTCTAGCCCATGTTCATGGGTTGGTATTCAATGTGACAAAACCCATCATGTAGTTTCTCTCAGCTTGTCAAATTTTAGCATTTCCGGGGTTTTAGGTGCAGAAATTGGTGAATTGTCTCATTTGAAATCTATTGATCTTAGTTTTAACAACATTTCCGGTACAATTCCTGCTGATATTTCCAATTGTAGTCTTCTTCGGTCTTTGGACCTTTCAAACAACCATTTGAGTGGTGAAATTCCTGAAACCTTGGGAAATTTGCATAAGTTGAGGGTTCTTAGCTTGTATAACAACTTTTTAACATCCTGGATTCCGGAATCATTGTTTGGGATTTCACATTTGCAATCACTCTTTCTGAGTGATAACCAGCTCAGGGGCTCAATTCCTTCCAATATAGGAAATGCCAGTGAACTTGTTTCTCTTTATCTTTATGGAAATCAGTTATCTGGAATAATACCTTCTTCTTTAGGAGATTGTACCGCCCTTACAGAAGTCTTATTGAGTGATAATCAACTTGTAGGTTTACTGCCTGAGAGTCTAAATAACCTTGAAAATTTGAGCTATCTAGATGTCAGCTCAAACAGCTTGGAAGGTTCCATTCCTATAGGTTCAGGTTCAGGTAGCTGTGAGAATTTGCAAGGAATTGTTTTGTCGTTTAATAAATTTGGTGGTGTTATTCCTCATGGTTTGGGTAACTGCAGCAATATGGAGCTGTTTTCTGTAGTGAATAACCACTTGACAGGAAACATCCCAGCTTCATTAGGTCGGCTTTCCAAGCTTTCTGAACTTTACCTTTCAGAGAACTTTCTGTCAGGGAAGATACCGCCAGAACTTGGGAACTGCGAATCTTTGACCAAGTTACACCTCAAAGAGAACAAACTTGTGGGTGAGATTCCAACTGAACTTGGGTTTCTAAGTAAATTAAGCAACCTTGAATTATTTAATAATCGACTCACAGGAGAGTTTCCACTCAGCATTTGGAAAATTCAGACCCTTGAGCATGTTATGATTTATGGTAACAGCTTATCAGGAGAGCTGCCTCAGGAACTGACAGAGCTGATGAACCTCAAGAATATCTCTTTACATGAGAACCATTTTTCCGGGGTCATACCACGAGGTTTGGGGATCAATAGTAGTTTGGTGCAGGTTGAATTCACAAACAACAAATTCAGTGGCGAAATTCCTCCTCACCTTTGTTTTGGTAAACAGCTCAAGGTTCTTAACATGGGTCAAAATATGCTTAGTGGTGGTGTACCTCCTGACATTGGAAGTTGCTCAAGTTTGACTAGGTTGAGACTTAATCAAAATAAGCTCACAGGAATGCTACCTGAATTTTCCGAGAATCACAACCTCCTTTTTATGGACTTGAGTGAAAATAATATTCGTGGGAAAGTGCCGCCGAGCCTTGGGAACTGTCGTAATATCACCGCAATCAAtttgtcattgaacaaccttacTGGATTTTTGCCACCAGAGCTTGGAAACTTGACAAATCTTCAAGCAGTAAACCTATCTCGCAATTGTTTAGGAGGACCATTGCCACCTCAACTTGGGAATTGGAATAATTTGCTTCAGTTTGATATGGCTTTCAATTCCTTGAATGGATCTATTCCATCAACTCTTAGAAGCTGGACACTCTTATCTACCTTGAATCTAAGAGAGAACAGTCTTAGTGGAGATGTTCCTTCATTTTTATCCGAACTCCAAATGCTCTCAGAACTTCAACTTGGTGGCAATCTATTACAAGGAGAAATTCCTTCTACAATTGGTTTGTTGACGAATTTAAAATACGCTTTGAATCTTAGTAACAATAAGCTAACTGGTGAATTGCCTTCTAGTCTGGGGGCATTGGCCAATCTACAGCAGCTGGATGTGTCTCACAACAATTTATCAGGATCCTTGTCAACTCTTGGTAATATACCTTCTTTGGTTGAGGTTGATGTCTCATACAATTTGTTCTCTGGTCCGATACCCTCCACACTAATGAACCTGTTGAATAAATCACCATCATCGTTCTTCGGAAATTCTCAACTTTGTGTTGACTGCTCTCATGTCACTGATTCTAACTGTACAGCACAAAGATACATTATGCCATCATGTGATGATGGGATAGGGAGTAAAAATCATAGGAGTGGCTTTGACAGTATTCACATTGCAATAATAGCTCTTGGGTCATCTCTTTTTGTTGTGCTTCTTGCCCTTTTCGTTTACTTTATCTGTGTCAGAGGCCGAGGAGGAGGACAGAAAGAAGATGTTGAATTGTCAAATCAGGAAGGTACGTCCTTCCTGCTCAACAAAATAATGGAGGCTACTGAAAATCTGAATGAAAAATACATCATCGGGAGAGGAGCTCATGGAACTGTCTACAAAGCCTCCTTGGGTCCAGAAAAAATATATGCTGTCAAGAAGCTTGATTTTGGTGGTTCAAATGAGAGTATGATTAGAGAAGTGCAGACACTAGGGAAGATCAGGCATAGAAATTTAGTCAAATTGGAAGGTTTTTGGTTGAGGAAGGGTTATGGACTGATACTGTATGATTACATGGAAAATGGAAGCCTTCGTGATGTTCTACAGCAGACAGATCCTCCATGGGATGTTCGATACAAAATAGCTCTTGGAATGGCCCAAGGATTGGCATACCTCCATTTTGATTGTATTCCTGCTATCATACACCGTGATATTAAACCTGAAAACATACTCTTGGACTCTGATATGGAGCCTCACATCTCAGACTTTGGCATTGCTAAGCTTTTAGATCAATCACCAATTTCAGCACAATCTCTTGCAGTTCCTGGAACAACCGGCTATATTGCACCAG AAAATGCCTTTGCAACAAAAAGGAGTAATCAGTCAGATGTATATAGCTATGGGGTGGTAATGCTTGAACTGTTAACCAGAAAGAAAGCAGTAGATGCATCATTTCCTGAGGGGATGGATTTAGTCGGATGGGTCAGGTCAGCTTTGGAGTGTTCTGAGCCAAACGATCATGTGATTGATGAAACTCTACGGGAGGAATATCTAGATTCAAAGATCATGGAACAAGTACTTGACGTACTTTCCATAGCTCTGAGATGCACAGAAAGGGAACCGGGCAAAAGACCGACCATGAGAGGTGTTGTGAAGCAGTTAGAGGACATCAATCCTGCTGCAAGAGGGAAGAGATCTTAG